The proteins below are encoded in one region of Tsuneonella sp. CC-YZS046:
- a CDS encoding lytic transglycosylase domain-containing protein, with protein MSSMLRIPVVLAVMLPALSASAPLAAQSAASDAAHWDRARASLVASQPGQMAYAVKRWEQLNNSSRLSFAEYSGFLLSYPGFPQEGKIRGYAEAALEREYAEPSRRIAYFEKFPPLTNPAKAQYAVALSSLRRPEAASAAREAWRGGSMGSATESTLFSLYGGSLTADDHDARMDALLWAGDTTAAARQIAYVSPAKRTIFMARLAAAQGSDPASQGLSPGPGALRDPGYVYNLSRQMRRSGKAYAAVSLLATRPPLASLPADPDDWVKELLTVAKMGGGSNVVRIAASIDDGFAPGADISSMAYGLRDDYTSLVWLGGTTALWELRDPSSAAPLFYRYGAAARTPQTRSKGFYWAGLAYSQAGNRAEANRHFEMAAAYPAQFYGLLALERLGRSVPDLTAAPLIQPSSAERAAFYSKPITGAVREAARDAPWTTSIRFFREIADQAKTPGEHALVAELARDLGRRDLAVILGEKAQEHGHAGFYKIAFPTIPAPAGTNWTMVHAITRQESQFAQNAVSHAGARGLMQLMPGTAQEQAGKMGMSYLSASLINDASYNIRLGDGYFSRMMDYYGGAYPLAIAAYNAGPGNVNKWLRANGDPRNGGVGWVEWIERIPIFETKNYVQRVIENAVVYEAMNPDKVLYGSPKSVSRVLGKSTPG; from the coding sequence ATGTCCAGCATGCTCAGAATACCTGTCGTCCTTGCCGTCATGCTGCCCGCGCTTTCGGCATCCGCCCCGCTTGCCGCGCAGAGCGCCGCATCCGATGCCGCGCACTGGGATCGCGCCCGCGCCTCGCTGGTCGCCAGCCAGCCCGGCCAGATGGCCTATGCGGTGAAGCGATGGGAGCAGCTGAACAACTCCTCCCGCCTCAGCTTCGCCGAATATTCTGGCTTCCTGCTGAGCTATCCGGGCTTTCCCCAGGAAGGCAAGATCCGGGGCTATGCGGAAGCCGCGCTGGAACGCGAATATGCCGAGCCTTCCCGGCGGATCGCCTATTTCGAGAAGTTCCCTCCGCTCACCAACCCGGCCAAGGCGCAATATGCGGTCGCACTCTCCTCGCTCCGGCGGCCCGAAGCGGCGAGCGCGGCCAGGGAAGCGTGGCGCGGCGGGTCGATGGGCAGCGCCACGGAAAGCACGCTCTTTTCGCTTTATGGCGGCAGCCTGACCGCCGACGATCACGATGCGCGGATGGACGCGCTGCTCTGGGCCGGGGACACCACGGCCGCGGCGCGCCAGATCGCCTATGTCTCGCCGGCGAAGCGCACGATCTTCATGGCGCGCCTGGCCGCTGCGCAGGGCAGCGATCCGGCTTCGCAGGGCCTTTCGCCCGGGCCGGGCGCGTTGCGCGATCCGGGCTATGTCTACAATCTGTCGCGCCAGATGCGCCGAAGCGGGAAGGCCTATGCGGCCGTCAGCCTGCTGGCCACTCGCCCGCCGCTCGCCAGCCTGCCCGCCGACCCGGACGACTGGGTGAAGGAACTGCTGACCGTCGCCAAGATGGGCGGCGGCAGCAATGTGGTGCGGATCGCGGCATCCATCGACGACGGCTTCGCGCCGGGCGCGGACATCAGCTCGATGGCCTATGGCCTGCGCGACGATTACACCTCGCTGGTGTGGCTCGGCGGCACGACCGCGCTGTGGGAACTGCGCGATCCGTCCTCCGCCGCCCCGCTGTTCTACCGCTATGGCGCCGCGGCACGGACGCCGCAGACCCGCTCCAAGGGTTTTTACTGGGCCGGGCTGGCCTATAGCCAGGCGGGCAACCGGGCCGAGGCGAACCGCCATTTCGAGATGGCGGCCGCCTATCCCGCGCAGTTCTACGGCCTGCTCGCGCTCGAACGGCTGGGCCGCTCCGTGCCCGATCTCACCGCCGCTCCGCTGATCCAGCCCAGCTCGGCGGAACGCGCCGCGTTCTATTCCAAGCCGATCACCGGCGCCGTGCGCGAAGCCGCGCGCGACGCGCCGTGGACCACCTCGATCCGTTTCTTCCGCGAAATCGCCGATCAGGCCAAGACCCCGGGCGAGCATGCGCTGGTCGCGGAACTCGCGCGCGACCTGGGCCGCCGCGACCTGGCCGTGATCCTGGGCGAAAAGGCACAGGAGCATGGCCATGCCGGCTTCTACAAGATCGCCTTCCCGACCATCCCGGCGCCGGCCGGAACCAACTGGACCATGGTCCATGCCATCACGCGGCAGGAAAGCCAGTTCGCCCAGAACGCGGTCAGCCATGCCGGCGCGCGCGGCCTGATGCAGTTGATGCCCGGCACGGCGCAGGAACAGGCGGGCAAGATGGGCATGAGCTATCTCAGCGCCTCGCTCATCAACGACGCCAGCTATAACATCCGCCTCGGCGACGGCTATTTCTCGCGGATGATGGATTATTACGGCGGCGCCTATCCGCTGGCGATCGCGGCCTATAATGCCGGGCCGGGCAATGTGAACAAATGGCTGCGCGCCAATGGCGACCCGCGCAACGGCGGGGTCGGCTGGGTCGAATGGATCGAGCGGATTCCGATCTTCGAGACCAAGAACTACGTCCAGCGCGTGATCGAGAATGCCGTGGTCTATGAGGCGATGAACCCGGACAAGGTGCTCTACGGCAGTCCGAAATCGGTCAGCCGGGTGCTTGGCAAGTCCACGCCCGGCTGA
- the greB gene encoding transcription elongation factor GreB, translated as MKIEGNPITPAGLASLKARYDRLLGTERPQIVEIVSWAAGNGDRSENGDYLYGRKRMREIDRELAHLARRMKAARVVDPARQTDRSRAWFGSTVTIADEDDDQRSLTLVGDDEQDASAGKIGWSSPMARALRGAALGDLRIVRLPGGEKEWEVVAIHYPETA; from the coding sequence ATGAAAATCGAAGGCAATCCGATCACGCCGGCGGGCCTGGCGTCGCTCAAGGCGCGCTATGACCGGCTGCTCGGCACCGAACGCCCGCAGATCGTGGAAATCGTGAGCTGGGCGGCCGGCAATGGCGATCGTTCGGAAAACGGCGATTATCTCTATGGCCGCAAGCGGATGCGCGAGATCGACCGGGAGCTGGCGCATCTGGCCCGGCGGATGAAGGCCGCCCGGGTGGTGGACCCTGCCCGGCAGACGGACAGGAGCCGCGCCTGGTTCGGCTCCACGGTGACCATCGCCGACGAGGATGACGACCAGCGCAGCCTCACCCTGGTGGGCGATGACGAGCAGGACGCCTCGGCCGGCAAGATCGGCTGGAGTTCGCCCATGGCGCGGGCCTTGCGCGGCGCGGCCCTGGGGGACCTGCGGATCGTCCGCCTGCCCGGCGGCGAGAAGGAATGGGAAGTGGTCGCGATCCACTATCCCGAAACCGCCTGA
- a CDS encoding DUF4169 family protein — protein sequence MAEIVNLRMARKARKRAGKAESAAANRAQFGQSKAAKAVRQLEADRAERTLDGAKRDKE from the coding sequence ATGGCCGAGATCGTCAATCTGCGGATGGCGCGCAAGGCGAGGAAGCGCGCCGGCAAGGCGGAATCGGCGGCCGCCAATCGCGCGCAATTCGGCCAATCTAAGGCTGCCAAGGCCGTTCGCCAGCTGGAAGCCGACCGCGCGGAGCGCACTCTGGACGGCGCCAAGCGGGACAAGGAGTAG
- a CDS encoding outer membrane protein, whose translation MRKTIAILTAGSAIALTSPAFAQDTGEPTFTGPRVEAILGYDIMKAGSSIDDTLGDDDKSIDGLLYGAGIGYDMDLGGVVLGVEGEISDSTAKSKFSGGDFAGFGYGNVKTNRDLYLGARAGAKISPSTLLYVKGGYTNTKLDIMSNDGTTEFKQDFDLDGWRAGAGVEQAWNRNMFTKLEYRYSNYQKAEVDFEGSIPDSDRFDVDTDRHQIVASVGWRF comes from the coding sequence ATGAGAAAGACAATCGCCATCCTAACCGCCGGCTCGGCAATCGCGCTTACTTCGCCCGCCTTCGCACAGGATACTGGCGAACCGACCTTCACCGGCCCGCGCGTCGAAGCGATCCTGGGCTATGACATCATGAAGGCCGGAAGTTCCATCGACGACACGCTTGGCGACGACGACAAATCCATCGACGGCCTGCTCTATGGCGCAGGCATCGGTTACGACATGGATCTCGGCGGGGTCGTGCTCGGCGTCGAAGGCGAAATCAGCGATTCCACCGCCAAGTCCAAGTTCTCCGGCGGCGATTTCGCCGGGTTCGGCTATGGCAATGTGAAGACCAATCGCGATCTTTATCTCGGCGCGCGCGCCGGTGCGAAGATCAGTCCCTCCACGCTGCTGTATGTGAAGGGCGGCTACACCAACACCAAGCTCGACATCATGTCGAACGACGGCACCACCGAGTTCAAGCAGGATTTCGATCTGGACGGCTGGCGTGCCGGCGCGGGTGTGGAACAGGCCTGGAACCGGAACATGTTCACCAAGCTGGAATATCGCTATTCCAACTACCAGAAGGCCGAGGTGGATTTTGAAGGTTCGATCCCGGACAGCGACCGCTTCGATGTCGATACCGACCGCCACCAGATCGTGGCGAGCGTGGGCTGGCGCTTCTGA
- the rlmN gene encoding 23S rRNA (adenine(2503)-C(2))-methyltransferase RlmN, whose product MAHTPLMPIPGQIDPVPVAREITPREDGRVDLIGLPRKRIAELFEQAGLDAKQAKLRSRQVYHWLYHRGVSDFEAMTDIAKTMRPWLAERFVIGRPEIVEAQHSTDGTRKWLLRTADGHDFEMVFIPDADRGTLCVSSQVGCTLNCRFCHTGTMRLVRNLTPGEIVGQVMLARDALGEWPKGRMDVAEEEDEAAYSADGRLLTNIVMMGMGEPLYNFDNVRDALKLVMDGDGLALSKRRITLSTSGVVPMMERCGEEIGVNLAVSLHAVTKEIRDEIVPLNRKFGIEELLEACAAYPGASNARRITFEYVMLRDRNDSDEDARELVRLIRKYKLPAKVNLIPFNPWPGAPYECSTPERIKRFSDIVFEAGISAPVRTPRGRDIDAACGQLKTAAEKKSRAELDRLHAEKQASLG is encoded by the coding sequence ATGGCCCATACCCCGCTCATGCCTATTCCCGGACAGATCGATCCGGTGCCGGTGGCGCGCGAGATCACCCCGCGCGAGGATGGGCGCGTGGACCTGATCGGCCTGCCCCGCAAGCGGATCGCGGAACTGTTCGAGCAGGCCGGGCTGGACGCGAAGCAGGCGAAGCTGCGCTCGCGCCAGGTATATCACTGGCTCTATCATCGCGGCGTCTCCGATTTCGAGGCGATGACCGACATCGCCAAGACCATGCGGCCATGGCTGGCGGAGCGCTTCGTCATCGGGCGGCCCGAGATCGTGGAAGCCCAGCACTCCACCGACGGCACCCGCAAATGGCTGCTGCGCACGGCGGATGGCCACGATTTCGAGATGGTGTTCATTCCCGATGCCGACCGGGGGACCCTGTGCGTGTCCAGCCAGGTCGGCTGCACGCTCAATTGCCGCTTCTGCCACACCGGCACGATGCGGCTGGTGCGCAACCTGACGCCCGGCGAGATAGTCGGCCAGGTGATGCTGGCCCGCGACGCGCTGGGCGAATGGCCGAAAGGCCGGATGGACGTGGCGGAAGAGGAAGACGAAGCCGCCTATAGCGCCGATGGCCGGCTGCTCACCAATATCGTGATGATGGGGATGGGCGAGCCGCTCTATAATTTCGACAATGTCCGCGATGCGCTCAAGCTGGTGATGGACGGCGACGGGCTGGCCTTGTCGAAGCGGCGCATCACGCTCTCCACCAGCGGCGTGGTGCCGATGATGGAGCGCTGCGGCGAGGAGATCGGCGTGAACCTCGCCGTCAGCCTGCATGCCGTGACCAAGGAGATTCGGGACGAGATCGTGCCGCTCAACCGCAAGTTCGGCATCGAGGAATTGCTGGAAGCCTGCGCGGCCTATCCCGGCGCCTCCAACGCGCGGCGGATCACCTTCGAATATGTGATGCTCAGGGACCGGAACGACAGCGACGAGGATGCGCGCGAGCTGGTCCGCCTGATCCGCAAATACAAGCTGCCCGCCAAGGTCAACCTGATCCCCTTCAACCCCTGGCCGGGCGCGCCCTATGAATGCTCCACGCCGGAACGGATCAAGCGCTTTTCCGACATCGTGTTCGAAGCCGGAATCAGCGCGCCGGTGCGCACCCCCCGCGGGCGGGACATCGACGCGGCCTGCGGCCAGCTCAAGACCGCCGCCGAGAAAAAGAGCCGCGCCGAACTGGATCGGCTCCATGCCGAAAAGCAGGCGTCACTCGGCTAA
- a CDS encoding glycine zipper 2TM domain-containing protein, with protein sequence MRKFILAAVAASLAIPTAPAMADQPRRYYNKKAYDSHGRYVEPRRLDRSDRIWRGRDGRYYCKRDNGTTGLVIGAAVGGLAGHEIAGSGDKTLGAIIGAVGGGLLGRAIDRGDVKCR encoded by the coding sequence ATGAGGAAATTCATTCTTGCAGCGGTAGCGGCCTCGCTGGCTATCCCCACGGCTCCGGCAATGGCGGACCAGCCGCGCCGCTACTATAACAAGAAGGCCTATGATTCCCACGGCCGCTATGTCGAACCGCGCCGCCTCGACCGTTCCGACCGGATCTGGCGGGGCCGGGACGGCCGCTATTACTGCAAGCGCGACAATGGCACCACGGGCCTGGTGATCGGGGCCGCCGTGGGCGGGCTTGCCGGCCATGAAATCGCCGGAAGCGGGGACAAGACCCTGGGCGCGATCATTGGCGCGGTCGGCGGCGGCCTGCTCGGCCGGGCAATCGACCGCGGCGATGTGAAGTGCCGCTGA
- a CDS encoding SDR family oxidoreductase, producing MTRPAVLVTGGAKRIGSAICRAFGEAGWHVVIHYGRSRDQAEALAAQLPSAEIVQGDLGNWVDGAAMIGALAARLPDFRVLINNASVFNHDSVQALDPAIFDEAMQVNAGTPARMAQAFLAHARAGSGQRVVIQMLDQKLDNPNPDFFSYTMSKHALAATVPMMAMAAAGSADRVYGLCPGAILPSHDQTAEEAARSHRLNLLKRLTGTGEIAQAALFLAEGWLESGQVLFVDSGQHLLAQPRDVIYLEREGRQG from the coding sequence ATGACTCGCCCGGCGGTTCTCGTCACCGGCGGCGCGAAGCGCATCGGTTCCGCGATCTGCCGGGCCTTCGGCGAAGCGGGCTGGCATGTGGTGATCCATTACGGCCGCTCGCGCGATCAGGCCGAGGCGCTGGCCGCACAATTGCCGAGCGCCGAGATCGTCCAGGGCGACCTCGGCAATTGGGTCGACGGCGCGGCCATGATCGGGGCGCTCGCCGCCCGGCTTCCCGATTTTCGCGTGCTCATCAACAACGCGTCGGTGTTCAACCACGACAGCGTCCAGGCTCTCGACCCCGCGATTTTCGACGAGGCCATGCAGGTCAATGCCGGCACCCCGGCGCGGATGGCGCAGGCCTTCCTCGCTCACGCCCGGGCCGGCAGCGGGCAGCGGGTGGTGATCCAGATGCTCGATCAGAAGCTCGACAATCCGAACCCCGATTTCTTCTCCTATACCATGAGCAAGCACGCGCTCGCCGCCACCGTGCCGATGATGGCGATGGCGGCGGCCGGTTCCGCCGATCGCGTCTATGGCCTGTGCCCGGGCGCGATCCTGCCGAGCCATGACCAGACGGCGGAGGAAGCGGCCCGTTCCCACCGGCTCAACCTGCTCAAGCGGCTGACCGGGACTGGAGAGATCGCGCAGGCCGCGCTGTTCCTGGCCGAAGGATGGCTCGAAAGCGGGCAGGTCCTGTTCGTCGATTCCGGGCAGCACCTGCTCGCCCAGCCGCGCGATGTGATCTACCTGGAACGCGAAGGCCGGCAGGGATAA
- a CDS encoding cyclopropane-fatty-acyl-phospholipid synthase family protein — protein MLDKVIDRVLASTVKQGVLEITHANGRIVKFGESAPGWPEVRIRFTDQEAVKQILRDQSLGAGEAYMEGQLVIEEGDIMGLVTLLRANRPFERDGKGRKSAANRLAGKAASLLDQVNRQARARANVSHHYDIGNDLYRLMLDRDHMQYSCAYWPNEGMTLEQAQQAKLAHIAAKLRLEPGNRVLDIGCGWGGMAIYLARHFDVSVLGITLSTEQLALACERAKQAGVAGRVSFELVDYRDLAERGDSFDRIVSVGMFEHVGRPQFETFFQASKRLLKEDGAMLLHTIGRMGSPGSTDAFTRKYIFPGGYIPALSETVAASEKHRLIATDVENLRLHYAFTLREWYARCLAHRREIEAMYDERFFRLWIFYLAGATAAFESGGMCNYQIQYARDRRALPLSRDYMQQAERLLMTSGTAS, from the coding sequence ATGCTTGATAAAGTGATCGACCGCGTGCTGGCGAGCACCGTCAAGCAGGGCGTGCTGGAAATAACCCACGCCAATGGACGGATCGTGAAATTCGGCGAATCCGCTCCCGGCTGGCCGGAAGTGCGCATCCGCTTCACCGATCAGGAAGCCGTCAAACAAATCTTGCGCGATCAGTCGCTGGGCGCGGGCGAAGCCTATATGGAAGGCCAGCTGGTGATCGAGGAAGGCGACATCATGGGCCTGGTCACGCTGCTGCGCGCCAACCGTCCGTTCGAGCGGGACGGCAAGGGCCGCAAGTCCGCCGCCAATCGCCTGGCCGGGAAGGCGGCGAGCCTGCTGGATCAGGTCAACCGGCAAGCGCGCGCCAGGGCCAATGTCTCCCATCATTATGACATCGGCAATGATCTCTACCGCCTGATGCTGGATCGGGATCACATGCAATACAGCTGCGCTTACTGGCCCAACGAAGGGATGACGCTCGAACAGGCGCAGCAGGCGAAGCTCGCCCATATCGCGGCCAAGCTGCGTCTGGAGCCTGGCAACCGGGTGCTCGATATCGGCTGCGGCTGGGGCGGCATGGCGATCTATCTGGCCCGGCATTTCGACGTTTCGGTTCTCGGCATCACGCTGAGCACCGAACAGCTGGCGCTGGCCTGCGAACGCGCGAAGCAGGCGGGCGTGGCGGGCCGCGTATCCTTCGAGCTGGTCGATTATCGCGACCTTGCGGAGCGGGGCGACAGCTTCGACCGGATCGTCTCCGTCGGCATGTTCGAGCATGTCGGGCGCCCGCAATTCGAAACCTTCTTCCAGGCATCCAAACGGCTGCTCAAGGAGGATGGGGCCATGCTGCTCCACACCATCGGTCGCATGGGATCGCCCGGCAGCACCGATGCCTTCACCCGGAAATACATCTTCCCGGGCGGCTATATTCCCGCCCTCAGCGAAACGGTCGCCGCAAGCGAGAAGCATCGGCTGATCGCCACCGACGTGGAGAACCTGCGCCTCCACTACGCCTTCACCCTGCGCGAATGGTATGCCCGCTGCCTGGCGCATCGCCGCGAAATCGAAGCGATGTATGACGAACGCTTCTTCCGGCTGTGGATCTTCTATCTGGCCGGGGCGACCGCCGCTTTCGAAAGCGGGGGGATGTGCAATTACCAGATCCAGTATGCGCGCGACCGGCGCGCCCTGCCCCTCAGCCGCGACTATATGCAACAGGCGGAAAGGCTGCTGATGACAAGCGGAACCGCTTCCTAA
- a CDS encoding argininosuccinate synthase → MSEIQRSEIKRVVLAYSGGLDTSVILKWLQVTYNCEVVTFTADLGQGEELEPARAKARLMGVPDQHIYIDDLREEFVRDFVFPMMRANARYEGDYLLGTSIARPLISKRLIEIARETGADAIAHGATGKGNDQVRFELSAYALDPDIRVIAPWREWELTSRTALIAWAEQHQIPVPKDKRGESPFSTDANLLHTSSEGKVLEDPWEETPDYVYSRTVNPEDAPDQPEYITIDFEKGDGVALNGKALSPASLLTELNELGRRHGIGRLDLVENRFVGMKSRGMYETPGGTIYAAAHRGIEQITLDRGAAHLKDELMPRYAELIYNGFWFAPEREMLQTAIDHSQQKVSGTVRLKLYKGSASVVGRKSANSLYSERHVTFEDDAGAYDQKDAEGFIKLNALRLKLLARRDR, encoded by the coding sequence ATGTCCGAAATCCAGCGCTCAGAGATCAAGCGTGTCGTCCTCGCCTATTCCGGTGGCCTCGACACCAGCGTGATCCTCAAATGGCTGCAGGTCACCTACAATTGCGAGGTCGTGACCTTCACCGCCGATCTCGGCCAGGGCGAGGAGCTGGAGCCGGCGCGCGCCAAGGCGCGGCTGATGGGCGTGCCCGATCAGCATATCTATATCGACGACCTGCGCGAGGAATTCGTGCGGGACTTCGTGTTCCCGATGATGCGCGCCAATGCGCGCTATGAAGGGGACTATCTGCTGGGCACCTCGATCGCCCGCCCGCTGATTTCCAAGCGCCTGATCGAGATCGCGCGGGAAACCGGGGCGGATGCGATCGCCCATGGCGCGACCGGCAAGGGCAACGATCAGGTTCGCTTCGAATTGTCCGCCTATGCGCTCGATCCCGATATCCGCGTGATCGCGCCCTGGCGCGAATGGGAGCTGACGTCGCGCACCGCGCTGATCGCCTGGGCGGAGCAGCACCAGATTCCGGTGCCCAAGGACAAGCGCGGGGAAAGCCCGTTCTCTACCGACGCGAACCTTCTCCACACCTCGTCCGAAGGCAAGGTGCTGGAAGATCCGTGGGAAGAGACGCCGGACTACGTCTATTCGCGCACGGTCAATCCGGAAGACGCGCCCGACCAGCCGGAATATATCACGATCGACTTCGAAAAAGGCGACGGGGTTGCGCTGAACGGCAAGGCACTCAGCCCGGCCTCCCTGCTGACCGAACTGAACGAACTCGGCCGCAGGCACGGCATTGGCCGCCTCGATCTGGTGGAAAACCGCTTCGTCGGCATGAAGAGCCGCGGGATGTATGAAACGCCGGGCGGCACGATCTATGCCGCCGCCCATCGCGGGATCGAGCAGATCACGCTGGATCGGGGCGCAGCGCATCTCAAGGACGAGCTGATGCCGCGCTATGCCGAGCTGATCTACAACGGCTTCTGGTTCGCGCCGGAGCGGGAGATGCTGCAGACCGCGATCGACCACAGCCAGCAGAAGGTTTCCGGCACGGTCCGGCTGAAGCTCTACAAGGGCTCGGCCAGCGTGGTGGGCCGCAAGAGTGCGAACAGCCTCTATTCGGAACGGCACGTCACCTTCGAGGACGATGCCGGCGCATATGACCAGAAGGACGCCGAAGGCTTCATCAAGCTGAATGCATTGCGGCTGAAATTGCTGGCGCGGCGCGACCGATAA
- a CDS encoding CHRD domain-containing protein, whose product MKKSLLLAHALLGMAICSTPALADDMVQLGATLAGAEQTGGGDTDGTGTFAAEIDAGSGDLCYTLAVDKIAPPTAAHIHLGAAGADGDPVATISVTGKGGDECVALQREVAKAIVTNPAGYYVNVHTADFPKGAIRGQLAKKD is encoded by the coding sequence ATGAAGAAATCCTTGCTTTTGGCTCACGCCCTGCTGGGCATGGCGATCTGTTCCACTCCGGCGCTGGCCGACGATATGGTTCAGCTCGGCGCCACGCTGGCCGGCGCCGAACAGACCGGCGGCGGCGACACCGACGGAACCGGGACCTTCGCGGCGGAGATCGACGCCGGGTCCGGCGATCTCTGCTACACGCTGGCGGTGGACAAGATCGCTCCGCCGACAGCCGCGCACATCCATCTCGGGGCGGCCGGCGCCGATGGCGATCCGGTGGCGACGATCAGCGTGACCGGCAAAGGCGGCGATGAATGCGTCGCCCTGCAGCGCGAGGTGGCCAAGGCGATCGTGACCAATCCCGCGGGCTATTACGTGAACGTCCATACCGCCGATTTCCCGAAGGGGGCGATCCGGGGGCAGCTTGCGAAGAAGGACTGA
- a CDS encoding nuclear transport factor 2 family protein, with product MEDLARLLAIEGVRRTKAQYWYAVDTKDRALLASLFTEDALLDVRQDAAFAQAKVLPPPFPLDEPLDPGDPAVVGPGGAVIADWIVHVIEPLVTVHHGHAPVIDILDEDSATAIWPLFDYIDNRAGNSLKGYGHYHERYRRAGDRWLIAESRVTRLRLDGRHPLGG from the coding sequence ATGGAGGATCTCGCACGCTTGCTGGCGATAGAAGGCGTTCGCCGGACCAAGGCGCAATATTGGTATGCCGTGGACACGAAGGACCGGGCGCTGCTCGCCAGTCTGTTCACCGAGGATGCCCTGCTGGACGTGCGGCAGGACGCGGCGTTCGCGCAGGCGAAGGTGTTGCCGCCGCCGTTCCCGCTGGATGAGCCGCTCGATCCCGGCGATCCGGCGGTGGTGGGACCGGGCGGGGCGGTCATCGCGGACTGGATCGTCCATGTGATCGAGCCGCTGGTCACCGTCCATCACGGCCATGCGCCGGTGATCGACATTCTGGACGAGGACAGCGCCACGGCGATCTGGCCGCTGTTCGACTATATCGACAACCGCGCGGGCAATTCGCTGAAGGGCTACGGCCATTATCACGAACGCTATCGCCGGGCGGGGGACCGCTGGCTGATCGCGGAAAGCCGGGTGACGCGGCTGCGGCTGGACGGCAGGCACCCGCTGGGCGGCTGA